A section of the Fusarium falciforme chromosome 8, complete sequence genome encodes:
- a CDS encoding Zn(2)-C6 fungal-type domain-containing protein has translation MTRTSTTSKASGGSSAAPARRSAAGRPCKARSLACRECRDRKIRCDGARPVCDSCCRRGLGADQCVYPEIEHEGSIASSRSYIRALQKRVQELEEKEKQLELAVQGRDAFAATTPSHDDVWRKQSSSPGAVSEQPARPVKPLDHFLPPIHGDSSYPLSGFPAGAGSLPMAQEPAGYYSHPHHMGASPPLTDDLEEASHVKASSFGSYSSNVKAALMLEKISLPPTDLMDELLAEYFDVDWITLPAVHRPTFYQRYHRLIAVANSRYRRDIPLEEATELAATYSLLLGMLAIGQLTKSPAESTTSQTSNAYEFHQQARPLLLIDLLSVASLPVVQALIIHGRFLRRMGMGQESWMLTGMAHRLAEGMMLHVEFPGKSQAELEERRRTWCACALFLRTQNSPGSQTPANFGTLPQEIDDEYLETVPHNPHREQPSNAPSRISFFTQVLKLSDTVLQPVQDAYFNQRAGNKQSISEILGTALNLDCVLEEWQAALPEHLRLKFPCTQTEAVFRRQATLLRMRYLETKALISRAAIMKLVSSHASQPASMVARSMLSGLFESCYAASVELEDIMNRERRLVTFDGPPESHAVISLCIIGMTLTMLSKHPLFRDFVTNPNPINDEVRRCLVTARQYMTSHHPLAEKFIHALETALQPPSRGASSPGVLDPALESKSVGPVLSNLTENPGAVELEVLEAWYNREQGLASGCGMPVSEIVSLW, from the exons ATGACCAGGACCAGCACTACCTCAAAGGCAAGCGGCGGATCCTCGGCGGCTCCCGCCCGGCGTTCGGCAGCCGGCCGGCCTTGTAAGGCGAGGTCGCTCGCCTGTCGAGAGTGTCGCGACCGCAAGATTCGCTGCGACGGAGCGCGTCCCGTGTGCGACTCTTGCTGCAGGCGAGGACTCGGTGCTGATCAGTGTGTGTACCCCGAGATTGAGCACGAAGGCTCCATTGCCTCGTCGCGGAG CTACATTCGCGCCCTTCAGAAGAGGGTCCAGGaactcgaggagaaggaaaagcaGCTC GAACTCGCTGTCCAGGGCCGAGATGCCTTTGCCGCAACTACGCCCTCACACGATGACGTCTGGAGGAAGCAATCCAGCTCCCCCGGCGCAGTCTCCGAGCAGCCTGCACGACCTGTAAAGCCTCTGGATCATTTCCTCCCACCAATCCATGGCGACTCTAGCTATCCCCTCTCTGGCTTCCCAGCCGGAGCCGGCTCTCTTCCCATGGCCCAGGAACCTGCCGGCTACTACTCCCACCCTCACCACATGGGCGCCAGCCCTCCATTGACCGATGATCTTGAAGAAGCCTCGCATGTCAAGGCTTCCTCCTTTGGCTCCTACTCTTCCAACGTCAAGGCGGCTCTCATGCTCGAAAAGATCTCCCTCCCGCCAACGGACCTCATGGACGAGTTGCTTGCCGAGTACTTTGATGTCGATTGGATCACTCTACCTGCTGTTCACCGTCCAACCTTTTACCAACGCTACCATCGGCTCATCGCCGTCGCCAATTCACGCTACCGTCGTGATATTCCACTAGAGGAGGCAACGGAACTCGCCGCGACCTactctcttctcctcggcatGCTCGCCATTGGTCAACTAACAAAGTCACCCGCGGAATCAACCACGTCGCAAACCTCGAACGCGTACGAGTTCCATCAGCAAGCGAGGCCTCTTCTCCTTATCGACTTGCTCTCCGTAGCATCTCTCCCTGTTGTGCAGGCTCTGATTATCCACGGGCGCTTCCTTCGACGGATGGGTATGGGCCAGGAGAGTTGGATGTTGACGGGCATGGCGCATCGGCTGGCAGAAGGCATGATGCTTCATGTGGAGTTTCCAGGAAAATCTCAGGCTGAGCTTGAGGAACGTAGGAGGACTTGGTGCGCTTGTGCACTGTTTCTTCG GACACAAAACTCCCCTGGAAGCCAAACGCCCGCAAACTTTGGAACCTTGCCTCAAGAAATCGACGACGAATATCTCGAGACTGTGCCGCACAACCCACACAGAGAGCAGCCCTCCAATGCCCCATCAAGGATTTCTTTCTTCACTCAGGTGCTAAAGCTCTCCGACACGGTGCTGCAGCCAGTCCAGGATGCCTACTTCAACCAAAGAGCGGGAAACAAGCAGTCTATCTCAGAAATCCTTGGAACTGCCTTGAATCTCGATTGCGTGCTCGAGGAGTGGCAAGCTGCCCTCCCTGAGCATCTTCGCCTCAAGTTCCCCTGCACACAAACCGAGGCTGTTTTCCGCCGCCAAGCTACTCTTCTCCGCATGAG ATATTTGGAAACCAAGGCTCTTATATCTCGAGCAGCAATCATGAAGCTCGTTAGTAGCCATGCCAGCCAACCAGCGTCTATGGTGGCCAGATCCATGCTCAGTGGACTCTTTGAGTCGTGCTATGCTGCGAGCGTTGAGCTGGAGGATATCATGAATCGAGAGAGGAGACTGGTTACCTTTGACGGACCCCCTGAGAGCCATGCTGTAATCT CTCTTTGCATAATAGGCATGACTCTCACTATGCTCTCCAAACACCCTCTCTTCAGAGACTTTGTCACAAACCCAAACCCAATCAACGACGAGGTCAGACGATGCCTCGTAACAGCCAGACAATACATGACCTCCCATCACCCCCTGGCCGAGAAGTTCATTCACGCCTTGGAGACGGCTCTGCAGCCTCCGTCAAGGGGTGCATCTTCACCAGGCGTCTTGGATCCGGCACTTGAGTCAAAGTCGGTTGGACCTGTTCTATCTAACTTGACTGAGAACCCCGGGGCTGTGGAGTTGGAGGTGCTCGAGGCCTGGTATAACAGGGAGCAGGGGTTGGCATCAGGATGCGGGATGCCCGTGAGCGAAATTGTCTCGCTGTGGTAA
- a CDS encoding MFS domain-containing protein, translated as MAATARLSASSKDMKPSELEAIHDEKMLEQDEPVNPRGDYSGAAAKTDPAEIALVRKLDRMIMPILWAMYFLNYLDRNALPQARLNTLEEDLNLKGVQYNTAISILFVGYLLMQVPSNMFMTRTRPSIYLSVCMIGWATVSACTALVKNYSGLIACRFFLGFVEAPFYPGALYLLSIYYTRKELATRISLLYTGQVVSTGCSGLIAAATFSTLDKVKGIAGWQWLFIIEGCVTAVVALFGFLLLPDDPSQTRWLTPEERELCIQRIKRDTVGGQTRGSTWEGLKQACSDPRTWLFCLMQNLHISACSFNNFFPTIIRSMGFKSTTALLLTAPPYFVSGLLGIPFAWSSGHFNERTWHITAGLSLAVVGFVMSCATLDLATRYTATFLYATGAYSVGSVILGWVSNTLSQTPEKKSVAYALVNVTANLAYIYCAYLWPKSDDPVYRMGFSSMVGFAVTSIMCAWAMRVWLMRLNKKIQRSENEAVALYAY; from the exons ATGGCTGCTACCGCTCGACTGTCCGCTTCTTCCAAGGACATGAAGCCCTCCGAGCTTGAGGCGATTCACGACGAAAAGATGCTCGAGCAAGACGAGCCAGTCAACCCTCGTGGTGACTACTctggtgctgctgccaaAACAGATCCCGCCGAGATTGCCCTTGTTCGAAAGCTTGACAGAATGATCATG CCCATTCTCTGGGCCATGTACTTTCTCAACTACCTCGATCGAAATGCCCTGCCCCAAGCCCGATTGAACACCCTCGAAGAGGACCTGAACCTTAAAGGCGTCCAATACAACACTGCCATTTCGATCCTGTTTGTTGGCTATCTCCTGATGCAAG TCCCCTCCAACATGTTCATGACACGAACTCGCCCTTCCATTTATCTGTCTGTCTGCATGATCGGTTGGGCCACCGTCTCAGCTTGTACTGCACTTGTCAAGAATTACAGCGGTCTGATTGCTTGTCGATTCTTCCTGGGCTTTGTTGAAGCT CCTTTCTACCCCGGTGCTCTGTACTTGCTGTCGATTTACTACACACGAAAGGAACTCGCCACACGCATCTCGCTGCTGTATACCGGACAGGTTGTGAGCACAGGATGCTCGGGTCTCATCGCCGCAGCTACGTTTTCCACcctcgacaaggtcaaggggaTTGCGGGCTGGCAATG GCTTTTCATCATCGAAGGCTGCGTCACCGCCGTCGTCGCCTTGTTCGGTTTCCTCCTGCTCCCAGACGATCCCTCGCAGACCCGCTGGCTCACCCCTGAGGAGCGTGAGCTTTGCATCCAGAGAATCAAGCGAGACACCGTGGGCGGGCAGACTCGAGGCTCAACCTGGGAAGGCCTGAAGCAAGCCTGCAGCGATCCTCGCACTTGGCTCTTCTGTCTGATGCAGAATCTTCACATCAG TGCTTGCTCTTTCAACAACTTCTTCCCTACTATCATCAGGTCCATGGGCTTCAAGTCCACcactgctcttcttcttacCGCTCCTCCGTACTTTGTCTCTGGACTGCTCGGCATTCCGTTTGCCTGGTCTTCGGGTCATTTCAACGAGCGAACTTGGCACATCACAGCCGGTCTCTCCCTGGCAGTGGTTGGTTTTGTGATGTCTTGCGCCACCCTCGACCTAGCGACACGCTACACGGCGACATTCCTGTATGCCACGGGTGCTTACTCTGTTGGATCCGTCATCCTCGGTTGGGTGAGCAACACTCTCTCGCAAACTCCTGAGAAGAAGTCTGTTGCATATGCTCTCGTCAACGTCACGGCCAACTTGGCATACATCTACTGCGCCTACCTCTGGCCCAAGTCGGACGACCCTGTGTACAGAATGGGCTTCTCCAGCATGGTTGGATTTGCAGTGACTAGCATCATGTGTGCTTGGGCTATGAGGGTTTGGCTGATGCGACTCAACAAGAAGATTCAGAGGTCGGAGAACGAGGCGGTTGCCCTTTACGCCTACTAG
- a CDS encoding ADSL-C domain-containing protein, with protein sequence MAAATVFDSTLFGNTFGTEEIRECFSERSYVSKLIEAECALARAEEDEGVIPQGTASVIQKHSDVSKIDWPLLAQKAEIVGYPILGLVEQMASWVPHQEAGYIHWGATTQDIMDLASQLQIKEGLVIVERQLNETISILESMTSKYRDTSMAGRTHLQHALPITFGYKCGVWLAGLRRHAERLQQIKERCLLVQFGGAAGTLASLGTSDSGIRVRKRLAVILGLRDPVITWHVARDTTAEVVNFLALVGGSLGKIALDLIMMSSNELNEVAEPFVPHRGASSTMPQKRNPISSEIILAQSKILRAQAGLVLDAMISDFERASGPWHLEWAALPVAFISAVGSLHQANFALSGLQVNQDAMKANLESTRGLIVAEAVMMKLAVYVGRQEAHEIVYGACVSALDRNTSLLEALEKVSEVTKHLSSEELSSLCDPSQYLGCCQLMVDELLASSSESFKTNGKINGKTNGVTNGVANGTTNGTTNGHH encoded by the exons atggctgccgCAACTGTCTTTGACTCGACCCTCTTTGGAAACACATTCGGAACCGAAGAGATTCGAGAGTGTTTTTCTGAGCGGTCATACGTTTCCAAGCTCATCGAAGCAGAATGCGCTCTCGCTCGggctgaggaagacgagggaGTCATTCCCCAAGGCACTGCTAGTGTCATTCAAAAGCACAGTGATGTCTCCAAGATAGACTGGCCGTTGCTGGCACAGAAGGCTGAGATTGTAGGATACcccatccttggccttgtggaGCAGATGGCTTCATGGGTTCCTCACCAAGAGG CTGGATACATCCACTGGGGTGCCACTACACAAGATATCATGGACTTGGCATCTCAACTGCAGATCAAGGAAGGTCTCGTAATTGTAGAGCGTCAACTCAACGAGACTATCAGCATCCTCGAATCCATGACATCAAAGTACCGCGACACATCCATGGCAGGTCGAACACATCTGCAGCACGCCCTACCTATTACGTTTGGTTACAAATGTGGCGTCTGGCTTGCTGGACTACGACGTCACGCCGAACGCCTGCAGCAGATCAAGGAGCGCTGTCTGCTCGTGCAGTTTGGTGGTGCGGCCGGCACTCTGGCTTCTTTGGGCACATCAGACAGCGGGATCCGAGTGCGAAAGAGGCTGGCAGTTATCTTGGGTCTCCGTGACCCAGTAATCACTTGGCATGTTGCCAGAGATACCACTGCAGAAGTTGTCAACTTTTTGGCGTTGGTTGGAGGGTCACTCGGCAAGATTGCCCTCGACTTGATCATGATGTCCTCGAACGAGCTGAACGAG GTTGCTGAGCCATTCGTGCCTCATCGAGGAGCGTCCTCAACAATGCCCCAAAAGAGAAACCCAATCTCGAGCGAGATAATCCTAGCCCAGTCCAAGATCCTCAGGGCACAAGCAGGACTCGTGCTAGACGCCATGATATCAGACTTTGAGCGAGCCTCGGGCCCTTGGCACCTGGAGTGGGCAGCGCTGCCGGTGGCCTTTATCTCGGCGGTTGGATCACTTCATCAAGCCAACTTTGCACTCTCTGGTCTGCAGGTCAATCAAGATGCCATGAAGGCTAACCTTGAGTCGACAAGGGGCCTCATTGTCGCTGAAGCTGTCATGATGAAGTTGGCTGTGTATGTTGGCCGACAGGAAGCACACGAGATTGTCTACGGGGCTTGTGTGTCAGCGTTGGACAGGAATACTTCGTTGCTTGAGGCACTGGAGAAGGTATCGGAAGTCACAAAACACTTGTCTTCTGAGGAGCTGTCATCGTTGTGCGACCCGAGCCAGTATCTAGGTTGTTGCCAGCTCATGGTGGATGAGCTGTTGGCTTCGTCCTCTGAGAGTTTCAAGACGAATGGGAAGATAAATGGTAAGACGAACGGTGTGACGAATGGTGTGGCGAATGGGACAACGAATGGCACGACGAATGGTCATCATTGA
- a CDS encoding Homoserine O-acetyltransferase, with amino-acid sequence MPTATVAEGSAANGTAQKHYERTHSQPENPFAALIPDQQLAIIPEFTLESGVTLHNIPVAYTTRGKLNADGTNAMVICHALTGSADVSDWWGPLLGGPGRAFDTSRFFIVCMNSLGSPYGTASPVTAKDGDQSKGRYGPEFPLTTIRDDVNLHKLLLDDLGVKQIAAVIGGSLGGMFVLEWAYFGKDYIRCIVPIATSSRHSAWGISWGEAQRQSIYADPKYDDGYYPFEDPPSTGLGAARMSALLTYRSRNSFESRFGRNIPDPSKVQTIGGRPRPSTPSEAHFHIHNDGHVVKRSSLSRHNSTSDAPALATESPAVPANAADPQFHGPNKDSLTGGELPQSTYFSAQSYLRYQGSKFVKRFDSNCYIAMTRKLDTHDVSRNRADTIADALALIQQPTLVLGIESDGLFTFAEQEEIAQHVPNARLERIDSPEGHDAFLLQFEQVNNYVLGFLKEVLPDIMNKDGGAPEEASVGQLTKSSTFGEAEVEDITAW; translated from the exons ATGCCGACCGCTACAGTCGCCGAAGGGTCTGCCGCCAATGGCACGGCTCAGAAGCATTATG AAAGAACGCACTCGCAACCTGAAAACCCCTTTGCTGCTCTGATTCCCGATCAGCAACTGGCCATCATCCCAGAGTTCACACTCGAGTCCGGAGTAACCCTCCACAATATCCCCGTCGCTTATACCACTCGGGGTAAGCTGAACGCAGATGGAACCAATGCCATGGTGATTTGCCATGCGCTTACTGGAAGCGCCGATGTGAGCGACTGGTGGGGCCCTCTGCTTGGGGGTCCTGGCCGAGCGTTTGATACGTCGAGGTTCTTCATCGTTTGCATGAACAGCTTGGGCAGCCCCTATGGTACTGCCAGCCCAGTGACTGCCAAGGACGGCGACCAAAGCAAGGGCCGATACGGACCTGAGTTTCCTCTCACGACTATCCGTGATGATGTTAA CCTTCACAAactcctccttgacgacCTAGGCGTCAAGCAGATCGCTGCCGTGATTGGCGGATCTCTTGGTGGCATGTTCGTGCTCGAGTGGGCTTACTTTGGCAAGGACTACATCCGATGCATCGTCCCCATTGCTACCTCAAGCCGACACAGCGCTTGGGGTATTAGCTGGGGTGAGGCTCAGCGACAGAGCATCTACGCGGACCCCAAGTACGACGACGGATACTACCCGTTCGAGGACCCCCCTTCCACGGGCCTGGGTGCCGCGCGCATGTCTGCTCTGCTCACTTACAGAAGCCGCAACTCGTTCGAGAGCAGGTTCGGACGCAACATCCCCGACCCCTCCAAGGTTCAGACTATCGGTGGACGACCGCGTCCCTCGACCCCTTCCGAGGCGCACTTCCATATCCACAATGACGGCCATGTTGTCAAGCGCAGCTCGCTGTCTCGTCACAACAGCACTAGTGATGCTCCGGCTTTGGCTACTGAGTCACCTGCTGTGCCTGCCAACGCCGCAGACCCCCAGTTCCACGGTCCCAACAAGGACAGCCTCACGGGAGGCGAGCTGCCACAGTCGACCTATTTCTCGGCTCAGTCGTATCTGCGGTACCAGGGTAGCAAGTTTGTGAAGCGGTTCGACAGCAACTGTTACATTGCCATGACCCGCAAGCTGGACACACACGACGTTTCGCGCAACCGGGCAGACACCATTGCCGATGCGCTGGCCTTGATCCAGCAACCCACACTAGTTCTGGGAATCGAGAGCGACGGCCTCTTCACCTTTGCTgagcaggaggagattgCGCAGCACGTTCCCAACGCGCGCCTGGAGCGTATCGACAGTCCTGAGGGCCACGATGCGTTCCTGCTGCAGTTTGAGCAGGTTAACAACTATGTGCTCGGCTTCCTCAAGGAGGTGCTGCCCGATATCATGAATAAGGATGGTGGTGCGCCCGAGGAGGCTTCGGTGGGACAACTGACCAAGTCGAGCACCTTCGGCGAGGCAGAGGTGGAGGACATCACCGCTTGGTGA
- a CDS encoding TauD domain-containing protein: MAHLESRKHVSPDSGFPITIHPHFNAKIKDWTPPEPLREEITPPRDRAHFADPEKKALFSVAKKTDLTESIGSVLENVQLSQLTPQQLDELALLVNERGVVFFRDQDLDTEKQVKLFEHYGILDRHPAQKDVKHVVIRGSTQDHREIAKYTPWPSGDFHADTSFEINPPSYSLLRMEEHPEVGGDTAWISGYGLYDTLSDAMKRFVEGLHAVHTSRLQYDTILDLWGTGPNRPPIDTHHPAVRTHPVTGLKAVNVNPGFVTGFAELKKVESDKLLDFFAYHLHSADDHYVRWKWTVGSVAMWDNRCVLHRVIPGTYETPRRGIRTTVFGEKPYYDPNSEGRAEREARLRSAAKKEVNGDGGANSKPTLETPA; the protein is encoded by the exons ATGGCTCACCTAGAATCTCGAAAGCACGTCTCCCCAGACTCTGGGTTCCCGATCACCATCCATCCTCACTTCAACGCCAAGATCAAAGATTGGACCCCTCCTGAGCCGCTGCGCGAGGAAATCACGCCTCCCCGTGACAGAGCGCACTTTGCAGATCCCGAAAAGAAGGCTCTGTTCTCcgtggccaagaagacggaCCTTACAGAATCTATTGGATCGGTTCTGGAGAACGTTCAGCTGTCGCAGTTGACGCCTCAGCAGTTAGATGAGCTCGCCCTTTTGGTCAATGAGCGGGGTGTTGTATTTTTCAGGGACCAGGACCTTGACACTGAGAAGCAGGTCAAGTTGTTTGAGCACTACGGTATTCTCGACCGTCATCCTGCGCAGAAAGATGTCAAGCATGTTGTGATTCGAGGGAGCACACAGGATCACCGAGAGATCGCCAAGTACACGCCCTGGCCATCGGGTGACTTTCACGCAGACACTTCCTTTGAAATCAATCCTCCTTCTTATTCTCTTCTCCGTATGGAGGAGCATCCTGAAGTTGGGGGCGATACTGCGTGGATTTCGGGTTATGGACTCTATGATACTCTGAGCGATGCCATGAAGAGATTCGTTGAGGGACTTCACGCTGTTCACACTTCACGA TTGCAATATGACACTATTCTCGACCTTTGGGGAACAGGGCCGAATCGTCCACCCATCGATACTCATCATCCAGCTGTGCGGACTCATCCAGTCACTGGACTAAAGGCTGTCAATGTGAACCCAGGCTTTGTAACCGGGTTTGCCGAGTTGAAAAAGGTGGAGTCGG ACAAGCTTCTCGACTTCTTTGCCTACCATCTTCACTCCGCCGATGATCACTATGTTAGATGGAAGTGGACTGTGGGTTCTGTGGCTATGTGGGACAACCG ATGTGTTCTTCACCGTGTAATTCCTGGAACCTACGAGACGCCTCGTCGAGGAATCCGAACAACAGTCTTTGGAGAGAAGC CCTACTATGACCCGAACAGTGAAGGACGTGCTGAGCGTGAGGCGAGACTTCGATCTGCCGCAAAGAAAGAAGtcaatggtgatggaggagcaAATTCGAAGCCTACACTTGAAACACCCGCTTGA
- a CDS encoding NodB-like proteiny domain-containing protein, whose protein sequence is MHLILAAILCSLQFAAAWWGQSQKAIPIGVAIHSCTQKDVVALTFDDGPFYYTDLLLNLLAEADMHATFFVNGKNWANIQDHRSTIIRMVEEGHQVASHTYGHPNLANLDEANIKLEMTKLENEFIKILGKFPIYMRPPFLSYNSQTLKVLGELGYHVIDTDIDTLDWQHNAPHAVGQSLGLFSTRLWNGGSMVLMHDIHRNTVMNLVPLVIKQLLQSGKRAVTIGECLGDPKKNWYRNSRSVVKYLVKDHSKTTKDWNVYNIWEANKFTWSE, encoded by the exons ATGCATTTGATTCTGGCTGCCATCTTGTGCAGCCTGCAatttgctgctgcttggtGGGGACAAAGTCAGAAAGCCATTCCCATCGGTGTTGCTATTCACAGCTGCACTCAGAAAGATGTTGTTGCACTCACCTTTGACGATGGGCCATTCTATTACACAGATCTACTCTTGAACCTCCTTGCCGAAGCTGATATGCATGCTACCTTCTTTGTCAACGGAAAAAACTGGGCAAACATTCAGGATCATCGCTCCACTATCATTCGAATGGTTGAAGAAGGGCATCAAGTTGCCTCGCACAC CTACGGCCATCCAAACCTAGCAAATCTCGACGAGGCCAATATCAAGCTAGAAATGACCAAGCTGGAGAACGAGTTCATCAAAATCCTCGGCAAATTCCCCATCTACATGCGTCCGCCGTTCTTGAGCTACAACAGCCAGACCCTGAAAGTCCTGGGCGAACTTGGGTACCACGTCATTGATACCGATATTGATACTCTTGACTGGCAGCACAATGCACCTCATGCGGTGGGACAATCTTTGGGACTGTTCTCGACCAGGCTGTGGAATGGAGGTTCCATGGTTCTGATGCATGATATTCACCGCAATACGGTTATGAATCTGGTGCCGTTGGTCATCAAGCAACTTCTTCAAAGTGGGAAACGGG CCGTTACGATTGGAGAATGTCTTGGAGACCCCAAGAAGAACTGGTACCGGAATTCGCGTTCTGTGGTTAAGTATTTGGTAAAAGATCACTCAAAGACAACCAAGGACTGGAACGTGTATAATATTTGGGAAGCCAACAAGTTTACTTGGTCCGAGTAG
- a CDS encoding MFS domain-containing protein — MPDYDDDMLPPPATPLQDRTNGGNNAFHNFFNDFSHISDPNLRRRLALSEIDKVPFGAYHVRAVLVAGVGFFLDSYDIFAINLVTALLGVVFWGDPNPQNGFSGNNGYLPDPVNQAFKASTSAGIVIGMVVFGWLADGFGRRRMYGVELGIIILATLCCCLISSSPAMGSTGLLIFWRIIMGIGIGGDYPLSSVITSEFSPTRWRGAMVAAVFSMQGLGQLVAAIVALITTVAFKESFIGAANESKCGYECRLAADRAWRIIIGVGAVPACIALYYRITIPETPRYTFDIEHDVEKADADIKAYVASKSKGSFDVVHQVRTKRIAGRHLNVPRASWSDLVAFFRIWANFKMLLGTTLSWFFLDLAFYGLGLNNTVVLQAIGYGTGDTLYKKLHNQAVGMIILTCAGSLPGYWTAIFTIDTFGRKPLQVIGFFLLTILFCILGFAYKSLTRGALLALYIIGQFLFNAGPNTTTFIVPGECFPTRYRSTGHGISAAMGKIGAIIAQCISIPLVRKGSAEDCKGAECSPNLHRLLQLFALFMLFGTLVSLLIPETKGMTLEELSGEPRTSYNAGCNGSISLGSPKLRAWNPFHGGQPAGFSYPRSRPGHFSKHRKSDRVGIMTSPELMAETSRLRRPRFWRRHRKAKSSNGTNEIALSTRSSGTTDDDIFPAGAPVPAPMSPPQPPPSWGAGWGRIDRGGPPPLLNSVQLQDVGSLLTK, encoded by the exons ATGCCCGACTACGACGACGATATGCTCCCTCCACCTGCGACGCCTTTACAGGACCGTACCAACGGCGGCAACAACGCATTTCACAACTTCTTTAACGACTTTTCTCACATCTCTGACCCTAACCTACGCCGAAGACTTGCCTTGTCCGAGATTGACAAGGTCCCTTTTGGCGCATACC ATGTTCGCGCAGTATTAGTGGCAGGCGTTGGATTTTTTCTCGACTCCTACGACATCTTTGCCATCAACCTTGTAACTGCTCTGCTCGGTGTTGTCTTCTGGGGTGACCCAAACCCCCAGAACGGCTTCAGTGGCAACAATGGATACCTCCCCGACCCGGTGAACCAGGCCTTCAAAGCTTCTACCAGTGCAGGAATCGTCATTGGTATGGTTGTGTTTGGCTGGTTGGCAGA TGGCTTTGGAAGACGTCGCATGTACGGTGTCGAATTAGGGATCATCATCCTAGCGACGCTTTGCTGCTGTCTCATCTCCTCAAGCCCAGCGATGGGTTCAACTGGCTTGCTCATCTTCTGGCGGATCATCATG GGCATTGGCATCGGTGGCGATTATCCACTATCCAGTGTAATTACGTCGGA ATTTTCGCCGACGAGGTGGCGCGGCGCCATGGTGGCTGCCGTCTTTTCCATGCAGGGTCTTGGACAGCTTGTCGCAGCCATCGTGGCCCTTATCACGACCGTCGCTTTCAAGGAATCGTTTATCGGTGCTGCTAACGAGAGCAAATGCGGATACGAATGCCGCCTGGCTGCCGACCGAGCATGGCGAATCATCATTGGAGTGGGCGCAGTACCGGCCTGCATTGCTCTCTATTACCGTATCACCATCCCCGAAACGCCTCGATATACCTTTGATATCGAACACGATGTGGAAAAGGCTGATGCCGATATCAAGGCATATGTGGCGAGTAAATCCAAGGGCTCATTCGATGTGGTACACCAGGTCAGGACAAAACGCATTGCTGGGCGCCATCTCAACGTGCCACGCGCCTCTTGGTCTGACCTTGTCGCCTTCTTCCGTATATGGGCCAATTTCAAGATGCTTCTGGGCACTACATTGTCCTGGTTCTTCTTG GATCTCGCATTctatggccttggccttaaCAACACCGTGGTTCTTCAGGCTATCGGCTATGGCACAGGTGATACGCTTTACAAAAAACTTCACAACCAGGCAGTGGGAATGATCATCTTGACCTGTGCAGGCTCTCTGCCTGGCTATTGGACTGCCATCTTTACTATCGACACCTTCGGTCGCAAGCCACTCCAGGTGATTGGCTTCTTTCTCCTCACCATCCTCTTCTGCATTCTTGGATTCGCATACAAAAGCTTGACGCGAGGAGCCTTGCTTGCCCTATACATCATTGGCCAGTTTTTGTTCAACGCCGGCCCAAACACGACTACGTTTATTGTCCCAGGAGAATGCTTTCCTACACGATATCGATCCACGGGCCACGGAATCTCGGCGGCCATGGGCAAGATTGGAGCTATCATCGCTCAGTGCATCAGCATACCCCTGGTGCGTAAGGGTTCTGCCGAGGATTGTAAGGGTGCCGAATGCTCGCCAAACCTGCACCGTCTTCTCCAGCTGTTTGCCCTGTTCATGCTGTTTGGTACTCTTGTCTCACTCCTGATCCCTGAGACCAAGGGAATGACGCTGGAGGAGCTTTCGGGTGAACCGCGTACGAGTTACAATGCAGGCTGCAATGGTAGCATCAGCCTTGGCTCCCCAAAACTAAGGGCATGGAACCCCTTCCACGGTGGTCAACCTGCAGGATTCTCGTATCCCCGATCGCGACCAGGTCATTTCTCTAAGCATCGAAAGTCGGACCGTGTTGGCATCATGACATCGCCCGAGCTAATGGCAGAGACATCTCGACTTCGACGACCCCGTTTTTGGAGGAGACACCGCAAGGCCAAGTCAAGCAACGGAACGAACGAGATTGCGCTGAGCACTCGCAGCTCAGGAACAACAGACGACGATATCTTCCCGGCAGGTGCTCCGGTGCCCGCTCCGATGAGCCCTCCGCAACCCCCGCCAAGCTGGGGAGCCGGTTGGGGACGGATTGATAGAGGAGGACCGCCGCCGTTATTGAACTCGGTGCAGCTGCAGGATGTCGGCAGCCTGCTTACAAAATAA